A single Crateriforma conspicua DNA region contains:
- a CDS encoding polysaccharide biosynthesis tyrosine autokinase yields MSTNELSNRPYSNSPAMMQAPIAMMDRDGADGGKNEMPNIGAAMWRYRWAVALPTMLGMVAGFLLFLRTNETFRATTQIMIESNRPAVMDTMTGEMVGGVPSIEIVQAQLFSDEVIRGAFENPEMIQYHETLDEGDGPWARFVEMVKKDEVLELEPEVSDVKTAQSVVALLHFDSPNPDLSTAAVTAFSQSLQQYYNKKYSNSRDELKRFINEATDKVQPQLDKYESIYAQFRKESDLFFDEQGNAINPHRVRVQELMADRGKLVQEYVDSELTYRSIKQTVEGAEDPRLAFTIVSQLLDRPLSLPKELDATRLAMGADDGELASMEVQEELAPLKADRDALAAELGKGHPHVKVLDNKIASLEKALDRLGQSRSSRIGQLMDDEERKTKQALQAIDAVQATAKTKVDMLKQRLDLLTKEIESEAAKGRLLADKEVDYIALQNKIEGTRELVTQVSESMARVDMSTSTESETRVVELIAAKGAYLVAPILWKLVGIGGFLGLALGAGMAFLLEKNANTFRDPDEIAASLGTSVLTHVPFFKKRLTKRGSGQNADKDSPYKELDPCLAVLHSPSSVAAESVRSLRTATYFELAGVQGGKILQVTSPLPGDGKSTIAGNLACAIAQSGKSVLAIDCDLRRPQLTDNFVMQDQLGLTNVLNGECEWQEACHTTPLGHLDVMPSGPIPANPAEALTLPEMAEMLEQLREHYDYVIVDTPPLLVVTDPSILASLVDGVLLTLRVRRKSKLNAREAVNILNSVGGNLIGTVINNSDEASSSDGYRGYGYYRYSRYAKKYYRRGGNAGEVVPKGSKKRSGMVVSGRSTQNRVRPSEAMPPQNEAVAAAAPVTRPSVPSDHQADS; encoded by the coding sequence ATGAGCACGAACGAACTTTCGAATCGCCCGTATTCCAATTCGCCTGCGATGATGCAGGCGCCGATCGCGATGATGGATCGCGATGGAGCCGACGGCGGCAAAAATGAAATGCCCAACATCGGTGCGGCCATGTGGCGTTACCGCTGGGCGGTGGCTCTGCCGACCATGCTGGGCATGGTGGCGGGATTCTTGTTGTTCCTGCGGACCAACGAAACATTCCGGGCAACGACCCAGATCATGATCGAGTCCAATCGCCCCGCAGTGATGGACACGATGACCGGCGAAATGGTCGGCGGCGTGCCGAGCATTGAAATCGTCCAAGCCCAATTGTTCAGCGATGAGGTCATTCGAGGGGCTTTTGAAAACCCCGAGATGATCCAATACCACGAAACGTTGGACGAGGGCGACGGTCCCTGGGCACGCTTCGTCGAAATGGTGAAGAAAGACGAGGTGCTGGAATTGGAGCCCGAGGTTTCCGATGTGAAGACGGCTCAATCCGTCGTCGCACTTCTGCACTTCGACAGCCCTAATCCTGATTTGTCGACCGCGGCGGTGACAGCGTTCAGCCAGTCGCTGCAGCAGTATTACAACAAAAAGTACAGCAACAGCCGTGATGAGCTGAAACGATTCATCAACGAGGCGACGGATAAGGTCCAACCGCAACTGGACAAATATGAGTCCATCTACGCTCAATTCCGCAAGGAATCCGATCTCTTCTTCGACGAACAGGGCAACGCGATCAACCCTCACCGTGTGCGTGTCCAGGAACTGATGGCGGATCGTGGCAAACTGGTGCAGGAATATGTCGATTCCGAACTGACGTATCGATCGATCAAACAAACCGTCGAAGGCGCTGAAGATCCACGACTGGCTTTCACGATTGTTTCGCAACTGCTGGATCGTCCGCTCAGTCTGCCTAAGGAATTGGACGCCACACGCCTGGCCATGGGAGCCGACGACGGCGAACTGGCGTCGATGGAAGTCCAAGAAGAACTGGCTCCGTTGAAAGCCGATCGCGATGCACTGGCCGCGGAACTCGGCAAGGGTCACCCGCACGTCAAAGTGCTGGACAACAAAATCGCGTCGTTGGAAAAGGCCTTGGACCGCCTGGGGCAAAGTCGTTCCAGTCGTATCGGGCAGCTGATGGATGATGAAGAACGCAAGACCAAGCAGGCCTTGCAAGCCATCGATGCGGTTCAAGCCACCGCGAAGACCAAGGTCGACATGTTGAAGCAACGCTTGGATCTGCTGACCAAAGAAATCGAATCCGAAGCCGCCAAAGGACGTTTGCTTGCAGACAAAGAAGTCGACTACATCGCACTGCAAAACAAGATTGAGGGGACTCGTGAATTGGTCACGCAAGTCAGCGAAAGCATGGCTCGCGTCGACATGTCGACCAGTACCGAAAGCGAAACGCGTGTCGTTGAATTGATCGCCGCGAAAGGCGCTTACTTGGTCGCACCGATCTTATGGAAACTGGTTGGCATCGGCGGCTTCCTGGGATTGGCGTTGGGTGCCGGCATGGCATTCTTGTTGGAAAAGAACGCCAACACCTTCCGCGACCCGGACGAAATCGCCGCCAGCCTGGGCACCAGTGTTCTGACGCACGTCCCGTTCTTCAAAAAGCGACTGACAAAACGTGGAAGCGGTCAAAACGCAGACAAGGACAGTCCCTACAAAGAACTGGATCCCTGTTTGGCCGTCCTGCACTCGCCGTCGTCCGTCGCCGCCGAATCGGTCCGGTCGCTTCGAACGGCAACCTACTTCGAATTGGCGGGGGTCCAAGGCGGCAAGATTTTGCAAGTCACGAGCCCGTTGCCCGGGGATGGTAAGAGTACGATCGCGGGCAACTTGGCGTGTGCCATCGCACAGAGTGGCAAGAGTGTTCTGGCAATCGACTGTGACCTTCGGCGTCCCCAGTTGACCGATAACTTTGTGATGCAAGATCAGCTTGGGCTGACCAATGTTCTGAACGGTGAATGTGAGTGGCAGGAGGCATGCCACACGACGCCACTGGGGCACCTGGACGTCATGCCCAGCGGTCCAATTCCGGCCAACCCGGCCGAAGCGTTGACGTTGCCAGAGATGGCCGAAATGCTGGAACAGCTTCGCGAGCATTACGACTATGTGATCGTCGATACGCCGCCGCTGTTGGTCGTGACAGACCCCAGCATCTTGGCCAGCCTGGTCGACGGCGTCTTGCTGACACTGCGTGTTCGCCGCAAGAGTAAGTTGAACGCTCGCGAAGCGGTCAACATTCTCAACAGCGTCGGCGGCAACTTGATTGGTACCGTGATCAACAACTCCGACGAAGCGTCCAGCAGTGATGGCTACCGCGGATACGGCTACTACCGCTACAGCCGCTATGCCAAGAAGTACTACCGACGCGGCGGCAACGCCGGCGAAGTGGTGCCCAAGGGCAGCAAGAAACGAAGTGGCATGGTCGTCAGTGGACGCAGCACACAAAACCGCGTCCGCCCGTCCGAAGCGATGCCGCCTCAAAACGAAGCCGTCGCCGCCGCCGCGCCCGTCACACGCCCCAGCGTGCCAAGCGATCACCAGGCTGATTCGTAG